In a single window of the Orbaceae bacterium lpD04 genome:
- a CDS encoding efflux RND transporter permease subunit produces the protein MAKFFIDRPVFAWVIAIMMMLGGLLGIKLLAVEQYPDIAPPAVTVTASYPGADAETINNTVTQLIEQNLTGIDNLIYMQSTSSSQGIVQTTLTFAPGTDPDFAQVQVLNKVESVKARLPESVQKNGVSVAKNNTNFLKVIGFYSTNPDKTQTDIADFVYSTVQDPIRRVQGVGDTTLFGSEYAMRIWLDPNKMTYFKLSTDEVSAAIQAQNAQVTAGQLGSLPATKGQELNATITAQSRLKTVDQFKNILVRVNTDGSKILLSEIADIELGSADYNFQSRYDGLPSAGLAIYLATGANQLETSNAVDAKLEELSSIFPEDIHYKYPYDTTKFVELSIENVVDTLIEAIILVVIVMFVFLQNFRSTLIPTITVPVVLLGTFAVLYILGFTINTLSMFALVLAIGLLVDDAIVVIENVERIMEDEGLSPYDATVKSMEQITSALVGIAVVLSAVFVPMAFYGGAAGGIYKQFSITIVTSMALSVLMAIVLTPALCVQILKAPSKFKNKKATFTQRIAKLPPFCWFSWLLAKFFAGFDAVFSRSLHLYEKGVIKVIKYPLFSFVTYGLVILALLFGFNKLPTAFLPDEDQGVIIMMTELPPGATLSETQAVLDKAEVYFKTQHAKSVEEVFTVAGFSMMGRGQNMGLGFIKLKDWSLRKDKDQSVDYLVSNANQFLATITQARSFALNIPAVPALGMANGFSYMLKDSGAAGHDALMAAFYQMLGAAAQNPNLAQIRPAGMLDVPQYKINVDFEKAQALGTSISSINTVLSTSLGSSYIDDFIYNNRVKKVYVQGAAPYRMLPNDFSYWHVQNSNGEMVPFDSFATTSKTYGSPSLVRYNGSAAMGISGSGAPGQSSGQAMAEMAKLSKNLPKGFTYEWTGVSYQEQQTGSQTTTLYMISIIVVFLSLAALYESWTVPISILFIIPIGIVGTVYATMFRGLSNDVYFIVGLLTTMGLAAKNAILIVEFAKDALEKEGKSLIDATLEACRLRLRPILMTSFAFILGVLPLAINSGAGSASQNAVGTGVIGGMLTATFLAIFYVPLFFVFVTKLFTKHKNKVVLPCSPKPKKEND, from the coding sequence ATGGCTAAGTTTTTTATAGATCGCCCAGTCTTTGCTTGGGTAATTGCAATAATGATGATGCTAGGCGGTTTGCTTGGTATTAAACTACTTGCAGTTGAACAATATCCTGATATCGCGCCACCCGCGGTAACAGTAACCGCATCATACCCTGGTGCTGATGCGGAAACGATTAATAATACCGTAACTCAGTTAATTGAGCAGAATTTAACGGGTATTGATAATTTAATTTATATGCAATCTACTAGTAGTTCACAAGGGATTGTACAAACAACCTTAACATTTGCACCAGGTACCGACCCAGACTTTGCGCAAGTACAGGTATTAAATAAAGTCGAGAGTGTAAAAGCACGATTACCTGAAAGTGTGCAAAAAAATGGGGTTAGTGTTGCGAAAAACAATACCAACTTCTTAAAAGTTATTGGTTTTTACTCAACAAACCCTGATAAAACCCAAACGGACATTGCCGACTTTGTTTATTCAACAGTGCAAGATCCGATTCGACGTGTTCAAGGTGTCGGTGATACAACTTTATTTGGCTCTGAATACGCTATGCGTATTTGGCTTGATCCAAATAAAATGACTTACTTCAAACTTTCAACTGATGAAGTTAGTGCGGCAATTCAAGCACAAAATGCGCAAGTGACCGCTGGGCAGTTAGGTTCACTACCAGCAACTAAAGGGCAAGAACTTAATGCAACCATCACAGCTCAATCGCGATTAAAAACGGTTGATCAGTTTAAAAATATTTTGGTGCGAGTCAATACTGATGGTTCAAAAATATTATTAAGTGAAATTGCCGATATTGAATTAGGATCTGCTGATTATAACTTCCAATCTCGCTACGATGGACTCCCTTCTGCTGGTTTAGCTATCTATTTAGCAACAGGTGCAAACCAACTTGAAACCTCAAATGCCGTTGATGCTAAACTTGAAGAATTATCATCAATTTTTCCTGAAGATATTCACTATAAATATCCTTACGATACGACTAAATTTGTTGAATTATCAATTGAGAACGTAGTTGATACATTAATTGAAGCGATTATATTAGTTGTTATTGTAATGTTTGTTTTCTTACAAAACTTTAGATCGACATTAATTCCAACAATTACAGTACCCGTTGTGTTACTTGGTACGTTTGCAGTATTATATATTTTAGGTTTTACTATCAATACCCTTTCTATGTTTGCATTAGTACTCGCCATCGGTTTGCTGGTGGATGATGCTATCGTCGTTATCGAAAACGTAGAACGTATCATGGAAGATGAAGGATTATCCCCTTATGATGCAACCGTAAAATCGATGGAACAAATTACCTCAGCTTTAGTTGGGATCGCGGTAGTATTATCAGCCGTATTTGTACCAATGGCATTTTATGGCGGCGCTGCGGGTGGAATTTATAAACAGTTCTCCATTACCATTGTAACATCAATGGCATTATCAGTATTAATGGCAATTGTATTAACCCCTGCATTATGTGTGCAGATCTTAAAAGCGCCTTCAAAATTCAAAAACAAAAAAGCAACCTTCACGCAGCGAATAGCTAAGTTACCACCTTTTTGTTGGTTTAGTTGGTTATTAGCAAAATTCTTTGCTGGTTTTGATGCAGTATTTTCTCGTAGCCTTCATTTGTATGAAAAAGGTGTAATTAAGGTTATCAAATATCCATTATTCAGTTTTGTTACTTATGGATTAGTAATTCTTGCCTTATTATTTGGCTTTAATAAATTACCAACTGCATTCTTACCTGATGAAGACCAAGGTGTTATCATCATGATGACTGAACTACCGCCTGGCGCAACATTATCAGAAACACAAGCAGTACTCGATAAAGCTGAAGTTTACTTTAAAACCCAACATGCAAAATCGGTTGAAGAAGTATTTACCGTCGCAGGATTTAGTATGATGGGCCGTGGACAAAACATGGGGCTTGGCTTTATTAAACTGAAAGATTGGAGTTTACGTAAAGATAAAGATCAGTCAGTAGATTACCTTGTTAGTAATGCTAACCAGTTCTTAGCAACAATTACTCAGGCGCGTAGCTTTGCATTAAATATTCCAGCAGTTCCCGCTTTAGGCATGGCTAATGGCTTCTCTTATATGCTAAAAGATAGTGGTGCCGCTGGTCATGATGCGTTAATGGCGGCATTTTATCAAATGCTAGGTGCTGCTGCGCAAAATCCTAATTTAGCGCAAATAAGACCGGCTGGCATGTTAGATGTACCACAATATAAAATCAATGTTGACTTTGAAAAAGCACAAGCGCTAGGTACATCGATATCGTCAATTAATACGGTGTTATCAACGAGCCTAGGATCTTCATACATTGATGACTTTATCTATAACAATAGAGTTAAAAAAGTCTATGTGCAAGGTGCTGCGCCTTATCGTATGTTACCAAATGATTTTAGTTACTGGCATGTACAAAATAGTAATGGTGAAATGGTACCATTCGACTCATTTGCAACAACCTCAAAAACTTATGGTTCACCTTCATTAGTCCGTTATAATGGTTCTGCTGCGATGGGGATTAGTGGTTCTGGTGCACCGGGTCAAAGTTCGGGTCAAGCAATGGCTGAAATGGCGAAATTATCGAAAAATCTTCCTAAAGGCTTTACGTATGAGTGGACTGGTGTTTCTTACCAAGAACAGCAAACGGGTTCACAAACTACAACACTTTATATGATTTCGATTATTGTTGTATTCTTATCGTTAGCTGCATTATATGAAAGTTGGACTGTACCAATCTCTATTTTATTTATTATACCAATAGGGATAGTAGGAACCGTCTATGCGACCATGTTCCGTGGTTTATCTAACGATGTTTACTTTATCGTTGGACTATTAACAACAATGGGGCTTGCTGCTAAAAATGCGATCCTAATCGTTGAGTTTGCTAAAGATGCACTTGAAAAAGAGGGTAAATCGTTAATTGATGCAACACTTGAAGCGTGTCGTTTACGTTTACGTCCAATTTTAATGACATCATTTGCCTTTATATTAGGGGTATTACCACTTGCAATTAATAGTGGTGCTGGTTCTGCAAGCCAAAATGCGGTAGGTACTGGGGTAATTGGCGGAATGTTAACAGCAACATTCTTAGCAATTTTCTATGTACCATTATTCTTTGTCTTTGTGACTAAATTATTTACAAAACATAAGAATAAAGTCGTACTGCCTTGTTCACCCAAACCTAAAAAAGAGAATGACTAA